AAAGCAGGCGCAGAATTTGCGCACAATATCACCTGTACAAGTGaacaaaataacgaaaatttaagCAATACACATGAAGCAATGATTAAAATTCTTGCTCAGCTATTTAAAATGGCCAAAGTATGAAATGGTTTTCACTTTAAACACGTCAAAGTTACAAACCTTCGTTCCTCTCTGTAGTAAGtctcgagcaaaaggcaatatTCCCAATATTATATCAACGCCACTATTGTCAACAAAGATAGCGGCACATTTGTGGGGGGGACATTTCTCTAATCTTTCTATCCAAGCATCGAGACAATCTACTAGCCACGGTCTACCTGAAATTAGGAAATCAACTTAAACTCAATAGTTCTAGTCTGCCGAATCAACATATTGCAAGGCATTACCagattctgtaattttttttacatctttgaGTGAAATTATAAACGATCTATTTTCTTTGAACAATGTCAGATGGTAAGAACTGCATTAATGCACATATAATTAACACATCTGGGGTGgctgattttgataaaatttgaactgGTGAAACTACAACGAATTTCATTAGAcccgtacttttttttcctttcccaCAGGCAGCACTTACTGAGAAATCACATAGGGTTTATTcttaaaaacattttattcatcTTTTCCTTACTTTCAAGTAcatattaatgaaatttttttcctccaacggatgaaggaataattatttaaaaaaacaaaaacgatataatatgattattatcattttattatacGCTATCAAAAACTATATAGAGTATCAATTTTCGTTAAGAATAGCATTAATACATGTGCGTGGGTGGTAATCATCGTACAAGCATTTCTAATAAACATACAATTAGGAAAAATTACGTGGTTGCAATTCATGAAAACATTTCTATATTTGCTTAATTTTGCAGCGAACTAGGCATATTGTAGTATGTCTCAGAAAACTGGAGCAGATAATTGATTATCATTCTTTTCAAAGGATTAATTCATCCAATACATTCCGTTGAAAGGcaataatttcattaaaatgtaCTTGaaggtaataaaaatacaaaaatttttttaaaaaacaggGAAAAAAATACGGGTCTAATGAAATTTAATCTAGTTCCACCcgttcaaatttcatcaacaTTCATCACTCCAAATGTGCGTCTACTCCCCTTGTGAAAATGGATCACTTCTCTTAAGGTACGTATTTGTAACAgacgatataataattaaatatgtcGAATGGATAAAAGTTTCCTGCACGTGAAATTCTGGAACATACTGGTCGTTTTCCCCAAACTCTGATACTGGCAAATAAAATAGTCATCTTCCCAAGTTTGGCGGTCTTCAGAATTTATTGAACAAGTgttgctattatttttattcaaatgccTCTTTCCTTGGATGCATTCAAGATTTGATAACATTCAAATCTCTTTTTGTTATGGATTTTGGAAGGCCACACCAGATTCTACGTCTACATAGACGCAACATGATTCacattttttggtcaaaatcTGTCCAGTCGGTCACTGAGATTTGAGatttatttgtgaaaaatgatatggtggaaaaaattcatgaagtCTGTTACTGTGAATTTGCAGTCAGTATTTTATACAGACTTCTGAACCAGATGAAAGCAAGtgatataaaattgtaaaatttgtctTAAATTCAGCAAGCCCATGTGAAATGatatgaatgaaataataacgTTACCAGGTATCTTAGATTGGGCCTCCTTAAAACCAAAGTCAGTTGTTTCCATAATCGCAGCTACTTCCTTTGCGCCCCAATCAAACATATTACCACTTAACACACCCATAATCAATGCCTCTACCTTTGCAGAGCCTTCTAATTGGTCTATCGCTGTAATCCGTTCTTGCAAATGCTGCAGCGCTTGCTcattctcgtttttcttttgctaaaataaatgttttgaagaaaaaaacacgcaATCGTAAATATACCTattaaattcagataaaaaaaaatatgatccCGCATTAGATCTGGAGAGAGAATCGTTTGTCTCGGGTGCTCTTTCTTTTATAGGTCATTATATAACGCGAAAAAAGACAAGTTTAGAAATGATTTTGTACCAACGCTTTAAATACGTTTTACGAACTTCTTACTTCTGAGTTTTCGAAGagacaataaattataataatcactTCAGAAATGAAAAGATCAGTTTTTGCTAGATCTCCACCAGGGTGGACCTTCTTTGGGGGTCggattttcatcaaaatcaatCGAGCTGTTTCCgagttatttacaaaaatcaaaatctatTTTAACAAGATTTCTCTTATCGCAACTAATGGCAATAGGTGGGAAGTCTTAGGACCAGTCCCTTAAGGTCAATTACATTCCGTACTTGCCTTGCTTTGAAAGCACCGGAAAAAGGTGAAGGAATGGTAAAATGGTACGGAAAAAGGTTGAGAAATCCGCGAGCTTTTGTCTAACAGTAACTGAACAGAGATGTTACATTCTATGCTGCATGTTTGACAATTTCACTTCATtgtaaaagtgaaaattaatacgATAGTGGTCAACTTCAAAACAAAACATATCTTACATGCAAATAAGGATCTGGAAAGTCGAATTCTTTCATACAGTGTTCAATGGTGTCCAGCAGAGTACGAACAGTTAGAGCTCCATAGGCACTGTAGAAGGAATAAGTTTTCATGAAATCGTCAGAAAATGTTCATACAAAACCCAAAAATGTCACTAAAATATATGATCCATGAAAAGGTGATGCTTACAATGGCTCAACATGCAGGTAGTGTAATCTGTTGATGTACTTTTCCTTCAGTTTAACAGCTCGATCTTGAGCAGTCGGACTTTGAGGCTGACTCATCACTGCTCTGGCAATGAATTTGTCAACAGATTCTTCGAAGCATTGAAGCCAATAATCCCTGGAAACAAATGATACAATTATTCAAAGTTGTGTTGTGACGATACTACTCGTTTACTATCCAAGGAGATTATTCACCTCGCTTCCTTATCTTGAACAAGATCCATGGTGTCCGGATTATATGTTGAAGGATCTTTTAGCAACGGACAAAAAGTCACCGCATTTTCAGCTTGATCTATTTCCAGCTGATCAACTTCAATGCCAAGTTTTGTCGATATTGAATCTATGAATCCGGACGACCCAGCATAATTTTCCAACCAGCTATACTTGTCCGATTGTTCTGTACCGTACAAAAACGCTCCTATTGCACCCAAGTAACCTTCGTGTCGCAGAAACAGCGGTTTAACTTTTCCCTAAAAGtaataattgcaataatttattattcatttaagaGATGAATTATGTGCTATGTATTACACACGTATTCGTTACGGTTTTATGACATCAAACATGTTAAAATGGAACATTTCCGTTAAGGATGAGTGTTGTGCACagtctgaattaaaaattaggAGAAGCGAAGAACTGTTTGAATAAATCTTCAACAGTGTTATTTGTGCCAATGACAGTGAACACAAATAAAACAACATCCCTACTATGCAATACAAATGATTCtgagcaaattcgaataaaacaTGCTAAGATATGAACAATTTGCTACAAAGTTAAATAGTTACAACATTCGAGAAGCTTAACTTTGGTGTTCTATATTTGACTTCAATGATTTtggtttatttcatttatcgAAGATTTCCAGAGATTACCGGTCAAACAGTTATCTCCAGAGTAGATGACAGTAAATTTGTCCAACAAGGAACGCTAGGTCGTCAACCCCTCTGATTTAATCTAGGTCATATTTGTGTAGTGCGTCAAAAACTAAAagactcatttttttttatctcctaTTAAACGGTtcgaatcgatgaaaaaattcaccaaataTGGGCACCCAACGGGGTGACTTCTTAAGGTGCTTcatatatttgaatgaaactaaaactaaATGTTTCATTCATCAATAAAAGCGCTTGATGTATTTGAATGCCACCAACGTTGAAATGTTTCATTCATTAATAACATTTCAGCGTTGGTTTCATTCGTCATATCAAGCACATCAAGAAACCACCCTGTTCGGTACCCATCTTTCcaaataaatgattttttttagagGTTTTGGTTCAGATGAAGCGGTTTATTAATCCCTAGACGcaacaaataaatgaatgagaaGTGGCGAGATTCGAAATAGGGAAGCCATTAAAGACATGCAAAAATTGAGATTGATATTTCAAAGATCATACGCTCTGCATTCCCGGATTTTGTGCAAGATTGAACGTTGTGCAAtaaggaagaaatttttaaaaattatcatagCATAAAAAACTATTAGTTTTGAGATGATTTCTTGATGATTCACCACTGAACTGCCAAGCCATCATAACGGCGTTAAGCGCGCTCGTGTTGTAACTGCCAAATTCGCGGAATGGCGTCATactgtaattcaatttttttggtgaTTCAGGTGcctatttatttttgaaagtatgtgtttcaagtatttttaatACACAATTTTAAGGAGTACCgcggcatttttctaatgtaAGTAATAGTTATACCGTATAATAAATCACATTGACTCGATAATTCTTGAAATTACGTTTTTGGACTAAAAAATAGTAGTATTCAgtgtaattcaaaaaaaaaaatgcatctcgaaaaaagaaaatgatggTTTTTCTATGACCCCATTTgaggaaatgataaaaaattcgtcaatttCGAGGGTTTAAAACTGTATGAATGcgaggaaaataaaactttttatgGTCATAATCGGATTCCTTGACCTCAAAAATACTTAGAACACATGCTTTCAGAAGTAAATATTCACCTGAGACACCGACAGGCATTGAATTACTTTATGATGCCATTTCTCGATTTTCGGCAGTTACAGCACGGGCGCGCTTTACACCGCTATGATGCCTTGGCAGTTAAGTGGtcgataatttcaatttcaatgagaatattatacgaatatatgATAATCCAGACTGTGATGATAACAAATGACGAAAACATTGTGCCGAGTTTTGAGATATATTAAAGGTAGAGCAATACAGATTTAGTAGGCACAGAAAACTAACGTGAGACCAGTACTTGATGGAGTAGGAGATGGTGTGCATCGAGAGCGGATGATTTCTGAGAAAATAACCGCCGAAATAGACTTTGTTCAAATTATGTTTATTCGCATAAAGGCTAGCAATCTGCCCTATGTCATTGCTGATAGTGAACAGTAAACTCCGCGCTATGTCAGCCTCAGAGAAATTTTGCGACCctgaaaaatacaatattcataataataataatatccataGAGTAAATAGTAGTTGATCAAAGTCTCTATTCTAAATAATATTTACCAGAATTATTATTGCAGCTCATCGCTTTACCAAAAGAAGATGCGATCAGGTCACCAGGCAAACCATGACTTGTGTAATCACCTCCATATATATCCTTGACTAGCATATCGACATTACGATGATCACCACGTTCGGCGAGCTGTAGTAGTTCGTCAAAACCCTGAAAGTTGAAAGATGAGTGAGAGCGAAATGAGAAAGACTGATCAGTGTTGATAAAAACTGGATAATAACATTACGGTGCTACCTTTGCCTTGGTGAGTAATGAACCAAGTCCCCAAAACGTTCCTCCACCCGTCGCTGTTCCTCCTATTCTTTCAAATTGCTCTTCTGATTCCACCTGTGACAGATGACCAATCATGAAGCAGCTGCCGAGAATACTTTGACGCTTTAAGacatattatttcaaaaaatgagcACCAGGTTGACTCTAATTTATCTTTAAACTAACTGCTGATTGTGATTGAGGTATAGAGAATCAATTCACAGCTTGGTATTAGCGcccttgaaaaaaattgaaaataaacgtgAAAAACACAAGATGAACGTCGTATAGGAAAGCAGTGCTCTTGGAGGAAGTAAACAGATTCATGCAGTCTACGAAGACTTTTCTAAAGCATTTGATAGGGTCAACCGTGCTAGACTTCtgactaattgtaaattttggAACAATGGGGTCAGAGATGCTGTCCATCCGATGAGCATACTATGGATAATGTCTCTCCTGAATATAGCAATTGCATGTAGGATGTGAGATTCTGGATTAACGGTAAACTTTTGTTCACCCCTCATATTGAAAGAGTGGCGTTGAAGGGCCAGTCGTACCTTAAACTTCGTAATGAGATTTACAAGAGATTTACAAATACATCCTGTATATTATTACTTCGTAAGACTTTAGTCTTAGTCTTTCCTATTTTATTGTATGGGTCGCAAATCGAGGGTCCTTATATTCGAATATCATGCAATCAGATAGATTTTGTCTAGTGGTGATTGCTACGGTATCTGACGTTTAAGGCCGATCAAGCCATGACTTATTATTACTACAGCTACGGTCACATCGCTAGGCTATATAAAATCCAGATGGTCAGGTCACTTCACGAAAGCTATGATATAGCTTAGTGCACAATATTCTCCATGGTGATGTAACATGTGAGAATGTGAAGACCATTTTTATGCCTAGGGACCCCAACTATAATTTGAGATATCCATCCTACCTTGTTGAACATTATCATAAAACtaatatgttttattttctacccTTGACAAGGCTGAGGCATTCATGgttatatttttcagattattcaTAGTTTCTTATTTACTATTATCTCTTGGTAGGCATGAATAccttttataaaatttatccattcttataattttcaccCTAGGTGTTAATCTTGAACACAAATCTTTTCGAAGTAAATTGTAACAAGGCAATTAATGCTCGTGTATACTAATAATGAATCAGAGTGGCCACCCATTTGAAATATCGAGAAATGTCAAGGAATTTGGTACGTCATAGAAAACTCAAGGAAATGTCGGggaattttgataaaattcacgGATTTTAAAAGCCTTGACCATTAAATTGAGATTCTATCACCATGCGCACCGTCACAATTTTGCTTCTCTTCTTCTTGACGATTATGAGCTGAGTTGTTGATTGTCACATGAATTCAGTAGTACGAGCAAACAGCGGTTACAGTGATGTGTGATTATTCAATAGTGTGTCatgtttttaatttgtcaattttatacGTCATCTATGaccaaaaatataatataacctaataaagataaaaatatcatattttgGCCACACATTATTTAAGTTACTCCAGGTTTTAGTGATTCCTGCATGAATCGTGCATTAAAATTTTACGGAAAAATAATGATCCTAATCAGCAAAACTAGGAAATATCAGGAAATACTGTGAGTGAAATTGAATGGCCACCCtatgaaagaataaataataaacaatgtTCATTGTTACAGTATTATTGGTGAAATGagtgataaacaaaaaaacaatttaaattattatatacgtataagtatATAAATTAGCTACATTTTGATCGCAAGATATATTTGAACTTTGTGGCTGAATAAAATTACTACTCTACTGGCtgttgttaatattattattattgctaatattattatcatatttaCTATATATTCACCTTAAGGATGCTAACACCACTTCCAATATTCACCAACATGTAGGGAAAAATGTTAGGGCCTGccttttgaaatttgtattctGGATTGGAG
This is a stretch of genomic DNA from Neodiprion fabricii isolate iyNeoFabr1 chromosome 2, iyNeoFabr1.1, whole genome shotgun sequence. It encodes these proteins:
- the LOC124176661 gene encoding 4'-phosphopantetheine phosphatase isoform X2, whose protein sequence is MLVNIGSGVSILKVESEEQFERIGGTATGGGTFWGLGSLLTKAKGFDELLQLAERGDHRNVDMLVKDIYGGDYTSHGLPGDLIASSFGKAMSCNNNSGSQNFSEADIARSLLFTISNDIGQIASLYANKHNLNKVYFGGYFLRNHPLSMHTISYSIKYWSHGKVKPLFLRHEGYLGAIGAFLYGTEQSDKYSWLENYAGSSGFIDSISTKLGIEVDQLEIDQAENAVTFCPLLKDPSTYNPDTMDLVQDKEARDYWLQCFEESVDKFIARAVMSQPQSPTAQDRAVKLKEKYINRLHYLHVEPFAYGALTVRTLLDTIEHCMKEFDFPDPYLHQKKNENEQALQHLQERITAIDQLEGSAKVEALIMGVLSGNMFDWGAKEVAAIMETTDFGFKEAQSKIPGRPWLVDCLDAWIERLEKCPPHKCAAIFVDNSGVDIILGILPFARDLLQRGTKVILCANSAPALNDVTYPELVVTLRNAAKICNVIKKAIKERRLIAMETAQAGPCLDLSRLNLDLCLAMVRNSVDLMVIEGMGRSLHTNLHAKMKCECLKLAVVKNRWLARRLGGDMYAVICKYEPLVRKDKSSDKYESKLKNPQVKTTCDAACKESSKNVCICTNDGGGNKTELKKKRLASKGSFDSDDNNDDDDDIEGGDSLSSSS
- the LOC124176661 gene encoding 4'-phosphopantetheine phosphatase isoform X1; translated protein: MAETDDEQTHPQSIKLPAAVEVFANLKNAKNFAIDIGISLTKIAYYSTVSYRKALYENAGLGNSGERAYKVLEGCRLHFVKFETRHFENCLDFVRANLVHAERFQGKSVKVTGGGAFKYTPLLQEKLGLLIDKEDEIACLIKGCNFLLKNIPCEAFQFKKNSNPEYKFQKAGPNIFPYMLVNIGSGVSILKVESEEQFERIGGTATGGGTFWGLGSLLTKAKGFDELLQLAERGDHRNVDMLVKDIYGGDYTSHGLPGDLIASSFGKAMSCNNNSGSQNFSEADIARSLLFTISNDIGQIASLYANKHNLNKVYFGGYFLRNHPLSMHTISYSIKYWSHGKVKPLFLRHEGYLGAIGAFLYGTEQSDKYSWLENYAGSSGFIDSISTKLGIEVDQLEIDQAENAVTFCPLLKDPSTYNPDTMDLVQDKEARDYWLQCFEESVDKFIARAVMSQPQSPTAQDRAVKLKEKYINRLHYLHVEPFAYGALTVRTLLDTIEHCMKEFDFPDPYLHQKKNENEQALQHLQERITAIDQLEGSAKVEALIMGVLSGNMFDWGAKEVAAIMETTDFGFKEAQSKIPGRPWLVDCLDAWIERLEKCPPHKCAAIFVDNSGVDIILGILPFARDLLQRGTKVILCANSAPALNDVTYPELVVTLRNAAKICNVIKKAIKERRLIAMETAQAGPCLDLSRLNLDLCLAMVRNSVDLMVIEGMGRSLHTNLHAKMKCECLKLAVVKNRWLARRLGGDMYAVICKYEPLVRKDKSSDKYESKLKNPQVKTTCDAACKESSKNVCICTNDGGGNKTELKKKRLASKGSFDSDDNNDDDDDIEGGDSLSSSS